One Nicotiana sylvestris chromosome 12, ASM39365v2, whole genome shotgun sequence genomic window carries:
- the LOC138883656 gene encoding uncharacterized protein, which yields MEKYLNLEEVNKTTKKHFPLKKPVSAEEAEEFFRKMKAADYEIIDQLRKSPTQVSLLYLLMNSTEHQKVLIKTLNEAYVPIETTVEQLERMAERFFAINQISFNKNDLPPEVAAHNKALHLIVKCEGYYVKRVMLDGGFRVDICPLSTLQRMKIGIERIRPNNVCVRVFDGIKRDTIGEINLILTIGPVYFEVTFQVLDIDTSYNFLLGRPWIHAAGDIPSTLHQMVKFEYEDQEIVVHGEDEHSIYWDPSVPCLKAREGSEHIIYQAFEVVVTDQCEKRSPCSQPFLSNASIMVAKKMIRHGYKPGKGHETSLQGIVDPITLAASEKFFGMGFQDMPADETWANERKNNGWVLPQPILHLLEIFVRPKYNEEEDVEALTAEEIEEICGAMRQICNNAALNNMTCLRISCPGPNTLSNCEIMNQELEYDKEEAFREINRELEQFENKPMSNLNETEPINLGSSEEVKETKISIQTDEKTRDALIQLLFEFKDVFAWSYDDMPGLSVDLVVHKLPTYPDYPPV from the exons ATGGAGAAATACCTCAATCTGGAGGAAGTGAATAAAACCACGAAGAAGCATTTCCCACTCAAGAAGCCAGTTAGTgctgaagaagcagaagagttcttTAGGAAAATGAAAGCTGCAGACTAtgagataattgaccaactccgaaagtctcCTACTCAGGTCTCTTTGTTGTATTTGTTAATGAATTCAACCGAGCATCAGAAGGTGTTGATAAAAACCCTCAATGAAGCCTATGTCCCAATTGAAACCACTGTGGAGCAACTGGAaaggatggcagaaagattcttcgcaatCAATCAGATCTCCTTCaacaagaatgatttacccccggaagtgGCCGCCCATAACAAAGCCCTCCATCTGATAGTTAAATGTGAGGGGTACTATGTAAAGAGAGTCATGCTAGATGGCGGGTTCAGAGTTgatatctgccctctctcaacGTTGCAAAGAATGAAGATTGGGATTGAGAGAATCAGGCCTAACAACGTCTGTGTGCGTGTCTTTGATGGTATCAAAAGAGACACCATAGGTGAGATCAATTTGATCTTGACTATTGGTCCTGTGTattttgaggtgacctttcaggtcctagACATAGATACTTCCTAcaatttcctcttgggaagaccttggattcacgcAGCAGGGGATATACCttccactctccaccagatggtgaaatttgaatatgaagatcAGGAGATTGTAGTCCATGGAGAGGACGAGCATTCAATTTACTgggacccgtcagtcccatgtCTCAAAGCTAGGGAAGGAAGTGAACATATaatctatcaagcttttgaggttGTGGTCACAGACCAATGTGAAAAACGAAGCCCTTGTTCTCAACCCTTTCTCTCAAATGCGTCAATTATGGTTGCCAAGaaaatgatcaggcatggttataaaccCGGGAAGGGGCACGAGACGTCATTGCAAGGAATCGTAGATCCTATCACTCTGGCTGCTAGCGAGAAGTTCTTTGGTATGGGTTTCCAAGACATGCCAGCTGATGAAACATGGGCAAATGAGCGAAAGAacaatggttgggtcttgcctcagccgatCCTGCATCTGTTAGAAATCTTCGTCAGGCCCAAgtacaatgaagaagaagatgttGAGGCCCTCACggccgaggaaattgaagaaatatgtgGGGCTATGAGGCAGAT ttgtaataatgcggctttaaataacatgacatgcttgcggattTCATGCCCAGGTCCAAACAcgctgtctaattgtgaaataatgaatcaagaactggAATATGATAAAgaggaggcttttagggaaataaatcgagaattggaacaatttgagaataaacctatgtCGAATTTAAATGAAACCGAGCCgattaatttgggtagttctgaagaagtcaaagaaaccaagataagcattcaaaCAGATGAAAAAACCAGGGATGCATTGAttcaacttttgtttgaattcaaagatgtgtttgcttggtcatacgatgacatgccaggactaagtgtcgatttggtggtccacaagttGCCGACCTACCCCGATTATCCTCCTGTCTAG
- the LOC138883657 gene encoding protein MAIN-LIKE 2-like: MGFFRIIEISRLQLDWLLITALIERCFTACYQRLYRSAVPGDVAVLSGFQPADDAALSGASRLQLMPVRLHLEAMHADITDDTPDLHTNRYTRLLMLLMFGGVLFPNTSGNLVSLRFLHHPERLDDLLGYSWGEAVLDYLYMQMCRVSMGTHRDVAGLLPLLQVKT, from the exons ATGGGTTTCTTTAGGATTATTGAGATCAGCCGGTTGCAGTTGGATTGGTTGTTGATCACGGCTTTGATAGAGCGGTG TTTTACCGCATGCTATCAGAGATTATACAGGAGTGCAGTACCTGGAGATGTTGCAGTGCTCTCCGGTTTTCAGCCAGCAGATGATGCTGCATTGAGTGGGGCTAGTCGTCTGCAGTTGATGCCTGTCCGGTTGCATCTGGAGGCAATGCATGCGGACATTACGGATGATACACCGGATCTTCATACTAACCGGTACACGAGATTGTTGATGTTGCTTATGTTTGGAGGGGTATTGTTTCCGAACACTTCGGGAAACCTAGTCAGCTTGAGATTTCTTCATCATCCTGAGCGGCTAGATGATTTACTTGGTTACAGTTGGGGTGAAGCTGTTCTTGATTACTTGTACATGCAGATGTGCCGGGTTAGCATGGGCACCCACCGCGACGTTGCCGGATTGTTGCCACTGTTGCAGGTGAAAACATAg
- the LOC138883658 gene encoding uncharacterized protein, translating to MPKTSTGETPYSLVYGTNTVIPVEVGEPSLRYSYESGPNNDESRLQDLDEVKEQRDMAHVRMVAQKQQVKRYYNKKTKVRPLKVGDYVLKAKTQAAKDPQEGKLGTIWNGPYKITAAANKGAFQLEIMEGKLLQNNWNVAHLKYFYF from the coding sequence atGCCAAAAACTAGCACAGGCGAGacgccatattcactagtctacggGACTAACACAGTTATACCCGTCGAAGTCGGAGAACCTAGCTTGAGATACTCTTACGAAAGTGGACCAAACAACGacgaaagtaggctacaagatctggatgaagtcAAAGAACAAAGAGATATGGCTCACGTGAGAATGGTAGCCCAAAAGCAACAAGTAAAAAGATACTATAACAAGAAGACCAAAGTACGACCGCTCAAGGTCGGAGACTACGTCCTCAAAGCTAAAACACAAGCAGCAAAAGACCCTCAGGAGGGAAAACTAGGAACAATCTGGAAtggaccatacaaaatcacggcggcagcaaacaaaggagcattccagttagagataatggaaggaaaactactccaaaacaattggaatgtcgccCATCTCAAATACTTCTACTTCTGA